The following coding sequences are from one Musa acuminata AAA Group cultivar baxijiao chromosome BXJ1-6, Cavendish_Baxijiao_AAA, whole genome shotgun sequence window:
- the LOC103989266 gene encoding probable xyloglucan glycosyltransferase 6 → MSPPPPNYEFQEWWNKERFKAQGLLSPYPSPPAAAAAVDASADAAAVDVSTPTTPAAAGKSRGRSPRQLSWLLLLRLHHSAAILASLPSRFLTLLRTAARRISTATRRPSPVSRLYRLIRAFLVLAVVLLALELVAYFKGWHFSPPSYASSAEALEIVYANWLVIRARYLAPPVQMMVNVCIVLFLVQSVDRVVLVLGCIYIRLRGVKPVAAVDYGSQGDLEVGGAVNAEDYPMVLLQIPMCNEREVYQQSIAAVCIQDWPRERMLIQVLDDSDDMDVQNLIKAEVQKWQQKGVRILYRHRLIRTGYKAGNLKSAMSCDYVKDYEFVAIFDADFQPAPDFLKKTIPHFKGNDDLALVQARWAFVNKDENLLTRLQNINLSFHFEVEQQVNGIFINFFGFNGTAGVWRIKALEESGGWLERTTVEDMDIAVRAHLCGWKFIFLNDVKCLCELPESYEAYKKQQHRWHSGPMQLLRMCFLDILRSKVSFSKKANLIFLFFLLRKLILPFYSFTLFCIILPLSMFLPEAHLPAWVVCYVPGLMSVISILPAPRSFPFIVPYLLFENTMSVTKFNAMISGLFKFGSSYEWIVTKKLGRSSEADLVAYVEQDPEPSIEDGNIHRSSSESGLAELNKLEVTKKAGKTRRNRLYRKELALAFILLTASVRSLLSAQGIHFYFLLFQGITFLAVGLDLIGEQVS, encoded by the exons ATGTCTCCTCCGCCGCCTAACTACGAGTTCCAAGAATGGTGGAACAAGGAGCGGTTCAAGGCCCAGGGACTCCTCTCCCCCTACCCTTCaccgccggcggcggcggcggccgtggATGCCTCCGCGGATGCCGCCGCCGTCGACGTCAGCACCCCGACTACCCCCGCTGCCGCCGGCAAGTCTCGTGGCCGTAGTCCCCGGCAACTCTCCTGGCTCCTCCTCCTACGCCTTCACCACTCCGCCGCCATCCTTGCCTCCCTCCCCTCCCGCTTCCTCACCCTCCTCCGCACCGCTGCACGCCGGATCTCCACCGCCACTCGCCGCCCCTCCCCTGTGTCCCGTCTCTACCGCCTCATCCGAGCCTTCCTCGTCCTCGCTGTCGTCCTCCTCGCCCTCGAGCTCGTCGCTTACTTCAAGGGCTGGCACTTCAGCCCCCCGTCCTATGCCTCGTCAGCCGAGGCCCTCGAGATCGTCTACGCCAATTGGCTCGTGATCAGGGCCAGGTACCTTGCGCCGCCCGTCCAGATGATGGTCAACGTGTGCATCGTGCTTTTCCTTGTGCAGTCGGTGGATCGGGTGGTTTTGGTGCTCGGATGCATTTATATTAGGCTCCGCGGCGTGAAGCCGGTCGCGGCGGTCGACTATGGAAGCCAGGGAGATTTGGAAGTGGGGGGCGCGGTGAACGCTGAGGACTACCCAATGGTGTTGCTTCAGATCCCGATGTGTAACGAGCGGGAG GTTTACCAGCAATCTATTGCGGCAGTCTGCATCCAGGACTGGCCAAGGGAGAGAATGCTCATCCAGGTGTTGGATGACTCTGATGATATGGATGTGCAAAACCTTATTAAGGCTGAAGTGCAGAAATGGCAGCAAAAAGGAGTGCGCATCTTATACAGGCATCGACTTATCCGCACAGGCTATAAAGCTGGGAACCTAAAGTCTGCTATGAGCTGTGATTATGTGAAAGACTACGAGTTTGTTGCTATATTTGATGCAGATTTTCAGCCAGCACCTGATTTCTTAAAAAAGACAATCCCACATTTTAAG GGGAATGATGATTTAGCATTGGTACAAGCTAGATGGGCCTTTGTAAACAAGGACGAGAACTTGCTCACGAGGCTGCAGAACATAAATTTGTCTTTTCATTTTGAGGTTGAACAGCAAGTTAATGgtatatttatcaatttctttgGCTTCAACGGAACAGCTGGAGTCTGGAGAATAAAAGCTCTTGAAGAATCTGGTGGTTGGTTGGAGAGAACCACTGTTGAGGACATGGATATTGCTGTCCGTGCTCACCTGTGTGGAtggaaatttatttttctcaatgATGTCAAG TGTCTTTGTGAACTGCCAGAATCGTATGAGGCATATAAGAAACAGCAACATAGGTGGCATTCAGGTCCAATGCAGCTACTTCGCATGTGCTTTCTGGACATCCTTCGCTCGAAG GTGAGTTTCTCCAAGAAGgccaacttgatttttcttttcttcctcttgagGAAGCTGATCCTGCCATTCTACTCATTTACTCTATTCTGCATCATTCTCCCTTTGTCGATGTTCCTGCCAGAGGCTCATTTGCCAGCTTGGGTTGTTTGTTATGTCCCTGGTTTAATGTCTGTTATCAGTATACTTCCTGCGCCGAGGTCATTCCCGTTTATAGTCCCATACCTACTTTTTGAGAACACAATGTCTGTCACCAAATTCAATGCTATGATATCGGGACTTTTTAAATTCGGGAGTTCGTACGAGTGGATAGTTACTAAGAAGTTGGGAAGGTCATCGGAGGCAGATTTGGTTGCATATGTCGAACAGGATCCTGagcccagcatagaagatggaaacaTTCATAGGTCATCTTCTGAGTCTGGCCTTGCCGAGTTAAACAAATTGGAGGTAACTAAGAAGGCAGGGAAAACCAGGAGGAACCGTCTATATAGGAAGGAACTtgctcttgcttttattctgTTAACTGCTTCTGTGAGAAGTCTATTGTCTGCACAGGGGAttcatttttatttcttattgttTCAAGGAATCACATTCCTTGCTGTTGGGCTAGATCTTATTGGGGAGCAGGTGAGCTGA
- the LOC135676949 gene encoding small ribosomal subunit protein eS8-like produces the protein MGISRDSMHKRRATGGKKKAWRKKRKYELGRQPASTKLSSNKTVRRIRVRGGNVKWRALRLDHGNYSWGSEAVTRKTRILDVVYNASNNELVRTQTLVKSAIIQVDAAPFKQWYLQHYGVEIGRKKKAPSAKKEATEEGEAATEEEKKSNHVTRKLEKRQQGRKLDPHIEEQFGSGRLLASISSRPGQCGRADGYILEGKELEFYMKKIQRKKGKGAGATA, from the exons ATGG GTATCTCGCGAGACTCCATGCACAAGAGGCGGGCCACCGGAGGGAAGAAGAAGGCGTGGCGGAAGAAGAGAAA GTACGAGTTGGGAAGACAGCCTGCCAGTACGAAGCTTTCGAGCAACAAGACCGTGAGGAGGATTCGAGTTCGAGGAGGCAACGTGAAGTGGAGGGCCCTCCGATTGGATCATGGCAATTACTCATGGGGGAGCGAGGCAGTGACTCGCAAAACCCGTATCCTTGATGTGGTCTACAATGCTTCAAACAACGAACTTGTGAGGACACAGACCCTTGTGAAGAGTGCCATTATTCAGGTTGATGCTGCCCCATTCAAGCAGTGGTACCTTCAGCACTATGGTGTTGAGATTGGTAGGAAGAAGAAAGCCCCTTCTGCTAAGAAGGAAGCAACAGAG GAGGGTGAAGCTGCcacagaggaagaaaagaaaagtaaCCATGTAACCAGGAAGCTGGAGAAGCGTCAGCAGGGTCGAAAACTGGACCCCCACATTGAGGAGCAGTTTGGTAGTGGAAGATTGTTGGCTTCTATCTCTTCCCGCCCTGGTCAGTGTGGCAGAGCAGACGG ATACATATTGGAAGGAAAAGAGCTGGAATTCTACATGAAGAAGATCCAGAGGAAGAAGGGCAAAGGTGCAGGAGCAACAGCTTAA